The following are from one region of the Streptomyces tuirus genome:
- a CDS encoding winged helix DNA-binding domain-containing protein, whose protein sequence is MTVLDARALNRATLARQLLLERAGLPVLDAVGHLGGLQAQEPQEPFLGLFSRLRAFDPAELSDLLTGRRVVRTHLMRRTVHLVTSDDVVAWRARHDDMLRRRVLGVYRREFDGVDLDELAAAGREVLADGEPRSMPEIARAVADRWPAAGPRPLGEMLVAALLPTVRLPPRGLWRTKAGVRYALISSWLGRDIDPPAPDGSDPVGQALVRRYLTAYGPAASADLRAWCGLAGLPGAVSAVREELVAFRDERGRELLDLPDAPRPDLDTPAPVRFLPAFDNAILGYHDRSRIIDDDHRPVSVAGERVVLVDGRVAATWTVETDTVLVTPLRRFSRTDRTSVAEEGRAMASFLSGAGSDRVRIDTSPV, encoded by the coding sequence ATGACCGTGCTCGACGCCCGGGCGCTGAACCGCGCCACCCTCGCCCGGCAGTTGCTCCTCGAGCGGGCCGGCCTGCCGGTCCTCGACGCCGTCGGGCACCTGGGCGGACTGCAGGCGCAGGAACCGCAGGAGCCGTTCCTCGGGCTCTTCTCGCGGCTGCGGGCGTTCGACCCGGCGGAGCTGTCGGACCTGCTGACCGGGCGGCGGGTCGTGCGCACCCACCTCATGCGCCGCACCGTCCACCTGGTCACCAGCGACGATGTCGTGGCCTGGCGCGCCCGCCACGACGACATGCTGCGCCGGCGGGTTCTCGGGGTCTACCGGCGCGAGTTCGACGGGGTCGACCTCGATGAACTCGCCGCGGCGGGCCGGGAGGTCCTGGCCGACGGCGAACCCCGCTCCATGCCCGAAATCGCGCGAGCCGTCGCCGACCGCTGGCCCGCGGCGGGGCCCAGGCCCCTGGGCGAGATGCTGGTCGCCGCCCTTCTCCCCACGGTCCGACTGCCGCCGCGAGGCCTGTGGCGCACGAAGGCGGGAGTGCGCTACGCACTGATCTCCTCCTGGCTGGGCCGCGACATCGACCCGCCCGCCCCGGACGGCTCCGACCCCGTGGGCCAGGCCCTGGTACGGCGCTACCTGACGGCCTACGGCCCTGCCGCCTCGGCAGACCTGCGCGCCTGGTGCGGCCTCGCCGGACTGCCCGGCGCGGTCTCCGCCGTGCGCGAGGAACTCGTCGCCTTCCGCGACGAGCGAGGCCGCGAACTGCTCGACCTCCCCGACGCGCCCCGCCCCGACCTCGACACCCCGGCACCCGTACGGTTCCTGCCGGCGTTCGACAACGCGATCCTCGGCTACCACGACCGCAGCCGGATCATCGACGACGACCACCGCCCTGTGTCCGTGGCAGGTGAACGCGTCGTCCTGGTCGACGGCAGGGTGGCCGCGACCTGGACCGTCGAGACGGACACCGTGCTCGTCACCCCGCTGCGCCGCTTCTCCCGGACGGACCGCACGAGTGTCGCCGAGGAGGGCCGGGCGATGGCCTCCTTCCTCTCCGGAGCCGGCAGCGACCGGGTGCGGATCGACACCTCTCCTGTCTGA
- a CDS encoding purine-cytosine permease family protein codes for MSTEPRLAEVAEPEPAQRAAPGTDQAVKETLEDYTLRFAPRSYRRWTPMVVATTALGGIAYMADFSIGAGIGLAHGTGNALLAIAVAAVVIFVTGFPLAYYGARYNIDLDLITRGSGFGYFGSVLTSVIFASFTFIFFALEGSIMAQGLKLGLGLPLWLGYLVSTLMVIPLVIYGMTALSKLQVWTTPIWLLLMVGPLVYLVATDPGTVDRFLAYAGTDGDGGIDTASVLLGAGVCLSLIAQIGEQIDYLRFMPPKTEANRRSWWTAVVMAGPGWVVLGALKQAIGVFLAVYVIAEVGASAAPEPIQQFKGAFDAMMPSWLVVPLAVVLVVISQIKINVTNAYSGSLAWTNSFTRVTRRYPGRMVFVLVNLGFALALMEADMFSFLNSILGFYSNCAIAWVVTVATDIGINKYVLKLSPHAPEFRRGMLYAVNPVGVVAFVAASGLSIALYFHALGDTLQPYSPVAAAVIAFVLTPLMAVVTKGRYYLRRTDDGIAEPLLDEDGNPSAVAYECHVCLQRFERPDVAACRTHDAVVCSLCLSTDKAGDHVLPAAV; via the coding sequence ATGAGTACCGAGCCACGACTGGCCGAGGTCGCCGAGCCGGAACCCGCACAGCGGGCGGCGCCAGGCACGGACCAGGCCGTCAAGGAGACCCTCGAGGACTACACGCTCCGTTTCGCGCCGCGCAGTTACCGGCGCTGGACCCCGATGGTGGTGGCGACGACCGCGCTCGGCGGCATCGCCTACATGGCCGACTTCTCCATCGGGGCCGGCATCGGCCTGGCCCACGGCACCGGCAACGCGCTGCTCGCGATCGCCGTCGCCGCCGTCGTCATCTTCGTGACCGGATTCCCGCTGGCCTACTACGGGGCCCGCTACAACATCGACCTGGACCTGATCACCCGCGGCTCCGGCTTCGGATACTTCGGCTCGGTCCTCACCAGCGTCATCTTCGCCAGTTTCACCTTCATCTTCTTCGCCCTCGAAGGCTCGATCATGGCGCAGGGCCTGAAGCTGGGCCTCGGACTGCCGCTCTGGCTCGGCTACTTGGTCTCCACGCTGATGGTCATCCCCCTGGTGATCTACGGCATGACGGCGCTGAGCAAGCTCCAGGTGTGGACCACCCCGATCTGGCTGCTGCTGATGGTCGGCCCGCTGGTCTACCTGGTGGCCACCGACCCGGGCACCGTCGACCGTTTCCTCGCCTACGCGGGAACCGACGGGGACGGCGGCATCGACACCGCGTCCGTGCTGCTCGGCGCGGGCGTGTGCCTGTCGCTGATCGCGCAGATCGGCGAGCAGATCGACTACCTGCGCTTCATGCCACCCAAGACCGAGGCGAACAGGCGCAGTTGGTGGACGGCCGTGGTGATGGCCGGCCCGGGCTGGGTCGTGCTGGGCGCGCTGAAGCAGGCCATCGGCGTGTTCCTCGCGGTGTACGTCATCGCCGAGGTCGGTGCCTCCGCCGCACCCGAGCCGATCCAGCAGTTCAAGGGTGCTTTCGACGCCATGATGCCGTCCTGGCTCGTCGTGCCGCTGGCGGTGGTGCTGGTCGTCATCAGCCAGATCAAGATCAACGTGACCAACGCGTACTCGGGATCGCTCGCCTGGACCAACTCCTTCACCCGGGTCACCCGGCGCTACCCGGGCCGGATGGTCTTCGTACTGGTCAACCTGGGCTTCGCGCTGGCGCTGATGGAGGCCGACATGTTCAGCTTCCTCAACAGCATTCTGGGCTTCTACTCGAACTGCGCGATCGCCTGGGTGGTCACGGTGGCCACCGACATCGGCATCAACAAGTACGTGCTCAAACTGTCCCCGCACGCCCCCGAGTTCCGCCGCGGCATGCTCTACGCCGTCAACCCCGTCGGAGTCGTCGCCTTCGTCGCCGCCTCGGGGCTGTCCATCGCCCTGTACTTCCACGCCCTCGGCGACACGCTCCAGCCGTACTCCCCCGTCGCCGCGGCCGTGATCGCCTTCGTCCTCACGCCGCTGATGGCCGTGGTCACCAAGGGCCGGTACTACCTGCGCCGCACCGACGACGGCATCGCCGAGCCCCTGCTGGACGAGGACGGCAACCCCAGCGCCGTCGCCTACGAGTGCCATGTGTGCCTGCAGCGGTTCGAGCGGCCGGACGTGGCGGCCTGCCGGACGCACGACGCGGTCGTCTGCTCCCTGTGCCTGAGCACCGACAAGGCCGGCGACCACGTCCTGCCCGCCGCGGTCTGA
- a CDS encoding Rv1733c family protein produces MKSSERMTVRWWRWRRNALKRRVDVVEAWVVLAGWVLALLGGVVAGLVAAGTVEQAVERQRAESRQVPAVVVKDAPGPPSAGAASDHRVWGKVRWTAPDGSTHRDEARVPPRAPAGSTLSVWVNRSGDLTTPPVSSGEAWLHTVMAGALGGVFAGSAALGATWLARLLLDRRRMAQWDAEWERIDTRRGWKTG; encoded by the coding sequence ATGAAATCGTCAGAGCGCATGACCGTGCGGTGGTGGCGGTGGCGTCGCAACGCGCTCAAACGGCGCGTCGACGTCGTCGAGGCCTGGGTCGTGCTGGCCGGGTGGGTGCTCGCCCTGCTGGGCGGGGTGGTCGCCGGGCTGGTGGCGGCGGGCACGGTCGAGCAGGCCGTCGAACGGCAGCGCGCCGAGAGCCGCCAGGTCCCGGCGGTGGTCGTCAAGGACGCGCCCGGCCCGCCATCGGCCGGCGCGGCGAGCGACCACCGGGTGTGGGGCAAGGTGCGGTGGACGGCGCCGGACGGCTCGACCCACCGGGACGAGGCCCGGGTACCGCCCAGGGCCCCCGCCGGGAGCACCCTCTCCGTGTGGGTGAACCGGAGCGGTGACCTCACGACGCCTCCGGTGTCCAGTGGCGAGGCATGGCTGCACACCGTCATGGCCGGTGCGCTCGGCGGGGTGTTCGCGGGCAGTGCGGCACTGGGCGCCACCTGGCTGGCCCGCCTGCTCCTCGACCGGCGGCGCATGGCCCAGTGGGACGCCGAGTGGGAGCGGATCGACACCAGAAGGGGCTGGAAGACGGGCTGA
- a CDS encoding acyl-CoA dehydrogenase family protein, giving the protein MGVAPAPTGPAVKSDQHGPGRAHWLRVARETADDLATDAVARDQAGKPPFDEVSRLRESGLLTLLVPAELGGGGADWAEAYAVVRETAAADGAIGQLLGCHYFTSWSARFFPRPARAARLERRSAAEQWCWGGGLARQEPALMLTKDTRGYVLNGRQSYAAGVLVADRLAVRAVRAGTGEPLVLVVDPALPGVVVDGDADPFGQRLAAGGSVEFDAVPVAADDVLGSLSADEEVLSPLTALVSPVGRLLSVQLRLGMAEGVLAEAREYSRTGHSHWHPDWPDGTPQDPQVLTAYGELTVLTRSASALADQACRAVQGGLADGEDLTYEEYAEISVLVAMAEAAASRAAQESTARALDIIGAHSASARLGFDRFWRNARTHTLYEPVGQRLRDVGDYYLNGAHPPFVLPV; this is encoded by the coding sequence ATGGGCGTTGCCCCGGCGCCGACCGGCCCCGCCGTGAAGTCCGACCAGCACGGGCCCGGCCGGGCGCACTGGCTGCGGGTGGCCCGCGAGACGGCGGACGACCTGGCCACCGACGCGGTCGCCCGGGACCAGGCGGGCAAGCCCCCCTTCGACGAGGTGTCACGGCTGCGTGAGTCGGGGCTGCTGACGCTGCTCGTCCCGGCGGAACTCGGAGGCGGCGGCGCGGACTGGGCCGAGGCGTACGCCGTGGTCCGGGAGACAGCGGCGGCGGACGGCGCCATCGGCCAGCTCCTCGGCTGTCACTACTTCACGTCCTGGAGCGCCCGGTTCTTCCCCCGACCCGCCCGTGCCGCGCGGCTGGAGCGGCGGTCCGCGGCGGAGCAGTGGTGCTGGGGCGGCGGCCTGGCCCGTCAGGAACCGGCGCTGATGCTCACCAAGGACACGCGGGGGTACGTGCTGAACGGCCGGCAGAGCTACGCCGCCGGCGTCCTGGTCGCAGACCGGCTCGCCGTACGGGCGGTGCGGGCCGGCACCGGGGAACCCCTGGTGCTCGTGGTCGATCCGGCCCTGCCGGGGGTGGTCGTCGACGGTGACGCCGACCCCTTCGGCCAGCGGCTGGCGGCCGGCGGCAGCGTGGAGTTCGACGCGGTGCCGGTCGCCGCCGACGACGTACTGGGTTCCCTGTCGGCGGACGAGGAAGTCCTGTCGCCCCTGACCGCCCTCGTCTCACCGGTCGGCCGCCTCCTGTCGGTGCAGCTCCGGCTCGGCATGGCGGAGGGCGTGCTCGCCGAGGCCCGTGAGTACAGCAGGACCGGCCACTCGCACTGGCACCCGGACTGGCCGGACGGCACCCCGCAGGACCCGCAGGTGCTCACGGCGTACGGGGAGCTCACCGTGCTCACCCGCTCGGCGTCCGCCCTCGCCGACCAGGCGTGCCGGGCCGTGCAGGGCGGGCTGGCCGACGGCGAGGACCTCACCTACGAGGAGTACGCGGAGATCTCCGTCCTCGTGGCCATGGCCGAAGCCGCCGCGTCCAGGGCCGCCCAGGAGTCCACCGCCCGCGCCCTCGACATCATCGGCGCCCACTCCGCGTCCGCACGGCTGGGGTTCGACCGGTTCTGGCGCAACGCCCGGACCCACACTCTCTACGAGCCCGTGGGCCAACGGCTCCGGGACGTCGGGGACTACTACCTCAACGGTGCGCACCCTCCGTTCGTCCTCCCCGTCTGA